Proteins co-encoded in one Candidatus Woesearchaeota archaeon genomic window:
- a CDS encoding NAD(P)/FAD-dependent oxidoreductase produces the protein MRKIIVGGGPIGLYVAARSAESTVFDQKKQIGRPVQCTGLLTTEAEQLLGKRLLKDITLNKITQTTIIGPTTQANVQLSSNYVIDNSLFEERLADLALRKGNEIRLQQRYEGSNESKHRFKDLKTGNVRTVESTELIGADGPTSQVRKQAGLGSQESYVGMQARIRVKEHENKIVFYPHIGVYAWYVPETEHTARVGLATKEPSNALFTSFLKRFPGKIIEKQGGRIPMHRPRSRTMRTTGTHRTILLGDAAGHIKNTTGGGLIMGMRAAKHYLATKKDYRGSPGPLRKELYTHFLVHNLLFLASHHEWDKIISAGAQLAPALEQIPRDNARKLILPLATNKTILHYSLAKVLSGKVKLF, from the coding sequence GTGAGAAAAATTATTGTGGGCGGAGGGCCGATAGGGCTGTATGTGGCAGCAAGAAGCGCTGAAAGCACCGTATTTGATCAAAAGAAACAGATTGGAAGACCTGTGCAATGCACCGGGTTACTTACCACAGAAGCAGAGCAGTTGCTGGGAAAACGATTGCTTAAAGACATTACGCTGAACAAGATTACACAAACCACTATTATCGGGCCGACAACGCAAGCAAATGTGCAACTCAGTTCTAATTACGTTATTGATAATAGTTTATTTGAAGAACGACTCGCTGATTTAGCGCTACGAAAAGGCAATGAAATACGCCTGCAGCAGCGCTACGAAGGCTCAAACGAGTCAAAACACCGGTTTAAAGACTTAAAAACGGGTAACGTTCGTACTGTGGAAAGTACAGAACTTATTGGGGCGGATGGGCCAACATCGCAAGTTCGAAAACAAGCAGGGTTGGGGAGTCAAGAAAGTTATGTTGGCATGCAGGCGCGTATTCGCGTCAAAGAGCACGAGAACAAGATAGTATTTTATCCGCATATTGGTGTGTACGCGTGGTATGTGCCTGAAACGGAACATACGGCCCGTGTGGGCCTTGCTACTAAGGAACCGTCTAACGCGTTATTTACCTCGTTTTTGAAGCGATTTCCTGGGAAAATTATAGAAAAACAAGGAGGACGAATACCAATGCACCGGCCACGGAGTAGAACCATGAGGACTACAGGGACGCATCGCACGATACTCCTCGGGGATGCCGCTGGGCACATAAAAAATACTACAGGCGGCGGGCTTATTATGGGCATGCGGGCTGCGAAACATTATCTTGCTACTAAGAAGGACTACAGAGGATCTCCAGGGCCCTTACGAAAGGAATTGTATACGCATTTCCTAGTGCATAACCTACTTTTCTTGGCAAGCCATCACGAATGGGATAAGATAATTAGTGCAGGAGCACAATTAGCACCAGCGCTTGAGCAAATTCCTCGAG